The sequence below is a genomic window from Colletotrichum destructivum chromosome 4, complete sequence.
GCGGAGGGATGAAATATACCGTCCTCCCTCGAAATGGATGAATCGGGCCCAGATTTCGGCTGAGAGGCAAATGCGAGAGCTGCCACTCCTTTGGTACTTCAGCAGGGTTTGGGTGCATTCCGCAGCGTATCGGTGCAGGGTTGGGCCCTGAAGAAGGTGCCTTGCGATCTGGAAACGAAGTTCCTAGGGCAAGTGTGGCTTTGCGTGCTTCAAGACTGGTGCTCTTGACGCATACTGTAGACAGATCCATCTGATGCGTCTCGCAATTTCGAAGGGTAAAGGTTCGTGTTGGTATGCCAAAGCCTTCAGGAGCACCGCGAGTGATGTTGAGGGGACATGGTTGGCACACTTGGCATGGTAGCCTTTTGCTCGCCCGCCCGAATGAGAGCATTTGCTACCGCATGTCTTGAAAGTTGCGCCCTGTTCGTGCCACACAGTTAACTCAAAGTACATCATTCTTGATTGTTGTTGTCCGTCATCTTTCACTACATACACATAGGTCAATAAGCAAATCGCGGAAAGGTGTGGTGAATGCAACCTACTAACAAGGATCCAGTCGGGACAGTCAAACTTGAAGCCGCATAGGCCACATCTCCCCGAGACACAGGCTAGGGCCATCGTGGGCTGACTGAAATGAAAAGTGAGTGAGCAAAGAAAGGATCGAAGTGGGGACAGACTACATTTTTAAAGCGTACTGGTCTGCTAGCTAGGGAGGGAATTGTTAGTGTCCAAGCACCAGTAGGTAGTGTGTCTCAGGCTGCTAAGAAGGTACTCAaagtacctaccttactGAATCAAAGGGCGTGTGAGGGCGCTGTGGTTGATTGCCGGTGTGGCTATTGTTGGCTACGGGGGGTTACGGGGACCCACCTCTCCGCTAGCCACCCACGCAACCCCGCTgtcacggcgccggcaaTGACGGCCCACCCCACCCCGACCGGTGAACTTGAGCAAGGGCCCATTTCCCGAGCAATATGTCACACTGAAGGCCTACTCTATCTACATGACGGATTGGCCCCCTTAGCTGCAGGACATTTACCCACGTTGTGTTTGTCGCATTGACGTGTTGAAAATGGGCACAAGCTGGCAATAGAGACAGAATGTTTTATTGATGGAGGAGTGTTCAGTATCCTTCCTGAAAGGAGACGGTTAGGGGGTTAGACTATCTGCTTAGTCGAGTAGTAGCATATCGGTAGTACCATAATCCGAGAGCGGGGTTGGGCTAAGTCCACGTGATGAGATACCCTTACGCTATGTATTTAAATGCCCTCAATCGACGCCTGATCAGCCCAGGTGGGCGGATATATGTCGGCCCGAAAGATAAGTCTCCCACCCGTGCATCCTCTCTATCAATCTCTAGATTTAGGTCCCGCGGCACAGAAAGTATCAATAGTATTAGTGTTATACATGAGTAGCTAAGATAAATTACATACTACTAGAGTATAAAGACTTTTCTTTAATAATCTTGAGTTAGTTAGTAGCTAAGACGTTGACTGTATTAATAAGGTTGTTCAACTTCTTATCAAAATATGGTAAAAGTATCAAGGTTATCCTTAGGGCGTCTTTAAAAACTTGTTACGTTTAGGTCaacttcttttctttgcCTCTGGAGACACGCTTCTAGGGTTGAAATCAAAATTCAACCCTCCACGTTTGCCAAAGTTGATTCTACTACATGAGCTGAACAAGCTAGGACATGCCTTAAGTCAGAGCAcccacttcctggccccccccacttcctggccacCCAAAAATCCCTCATTTCCCCTCAACACCATGACTGCCCTCCAGCTTCTAACTATCACAACATTTACAACCCTCATCCAAATCACTTCATTTTTTGCATACGCCTTCCTTTATACCTTATGGTCCGATATTCCAAAGATAAGCTCAGCGCTGGAGGCCATCAGCAACGGTCTTAGCCTAAGGAAGGCATCATTGCAGTATGGTGTACCAAGGTCAACACTTCAGCTTCGATTGCAGGGCAGCCAGGCAAGGAGCATTGCCTTTTCTGACCTTCAGAGGCTTTCCCCTAGtcaggaggctaagctagCTAAATGGGTGCAGATTCAGCATGCTCTTAGGCTCCCTCCTTCACATCAACAAGTCAAGGAGTTCGCTGGACGAATCCTCCATGCAATAGGGGATACCTAGCCTGTTGGAAGGGGCTGGATCCAGGCCTTTATAAGGAGGAATCCATCagtcaaggtccagagaagTCGCTCTATTAATTCTAGACGTATTAATAGGGCATCTACTAAGGTCATCAGGGACTGGTTCAAGCatctcgccataccagagatCATCAGCATTAAACCAGCCAACAGATACAATATAGATGAGACTAgtatccttgagggccagggctctaatgggctggtgctggggatgtctgagacgaagtctgttcgcaagaaacagcctggatcaagggcataGGTATCCATCATCGAATGCATCTCTACCCTAGGCCATGTTCTAAATCCCCTCgttatatataagggcaaggcagtccagcaacagtggtttcctctagaccttagcccttataaaggatgGCAATTTACTGCAACAGAGAATAGATAGACTTCAGATGCCACTGCAGTTaaatggctgcagaaggtcttcatccctcAGACCCTTCCtcagggcaaggaggtcaGGCTGCTGATCATGGATGGACATAGGAGTCACACAACGACTAACTTTATGTAGTTATGCTATATAAACAACATCCATCTACTATTCTTACCACCACACACCTCCCATatcctccagccacttgatcAGTCAGTCTTCAGCCCTGTCAAGTCAGCCTATAGAAAGGAGCTTAGGTACCTTAGTCAGTGGAATAActctactattgtaggcaagaggaactttataggctgttatcaGAAGGCTCATACTGCAGGTATAACAATGCAGAACATCAGAAGTAGTTAGAAATGGACAGggttatggcctgtctctatggcGAAGCCTCTAATGAGCTCCCTCCTactcccaacaacaccaaagcCATCAGCATCGTCAGATCAGGTCAGCAAAGGGCATTCtggaggcaaggaaggcagggaagctgaaggatgggcatctgcgtcgtctgcagtaGTGTGGtcaacgccaaggaagatgaaggatctggctggccaactaaagctattcacagagctGGATAATGACGCCAGTACTCAACGCCTCCTTTTTATAAAggtgaaaaaaggcttcagcGAGCAGTCCTATAGCCTGGCTACTGCCCAgcacaagctggagcttctgcaggcccaaATCAACAATACTGCAGtaaggaaaagaaggacagTCCAGATCgatccaaacaccaagttcgccaacatcaaggacatccagcgGGCGCAAATTGAGGCTGGTGATAAAGAGGATGATGCAGCTGAATCCAGCGCCTCTGATAACCCTAGTGAAGCTGgaagctgtattgtagtggCATCTAGACGAAGTCAATAATTAATTGAACATACTGGTGCTGGTGGGAATACCCTCATTTTGGGgtggccaggaagtggggggggccaggaagtgggTGCTCTGACTTACCCCGCACTCTTCTCATCATGTGCGTTCTGCCACCCGCCACAGGTCCTCATCAAGCGTCAGCTGAGGTTAACTTTATTCACACGGCTGTTTGTGGCTTGCCGCATCCATCTCGCATAGGTACACCGCCTCAAAAACTCAAACCTGGGTCGTTGAGGTTATCACCGATGCGTTAGGGAAGCATGATTCGTAGCTCGACGGGAACAGCAGTGGCGCAAAAGTCCTAGCTAGCCTAGGTGGCTTCGAGGATGTAGGTCAGAATTCGAGACTAGCCTCCACACGTACACTAACGAAGTTGAGACGGCTTCGATCTAAAATGGTCTTTTTCAGCTTCTGCATACGCCGAGTACGAGATGGAAGATATAAGGCCCAGTATTTTCCATGGCGTAAGAATATTTCAAATGGACTCCAAGCTTCCAACAAGCTACAAATGGTCAAGGTCTCTATCAATACGCTGTCACCATGAAGTCCCTCTTGATCCTTGGTCTTGCTACTCTGTCCCTGTGCACTCCCACTCCATCAAACTCAAGCCCAGTTGATCCCAAAGACCAGGAGATTGGAAAACGAGCAGAAGCTGGTACGTTCAAAACTATTTTCCGCCTTCGCCATGTGCTCCATGTATTAAGCATAAAAAACAACCTAACAATGTGGAGTAGAATCACTAACCACTGGCTACTGGTCCTGCATCATACCCAAGGGTGCAGTTTACACCAAGGGGCAGGACGTGCTGAACGTGTGCGGCTCCGGTTTCAAGAAGAAGTATTTTGTCATTAACCCCCGCGACAATCTTGTCTCTTGTCAACTAGCAGCAGGCAAGTAACTGTTCCCGTCTTCGTCCCTTTTCACAGCTCGCCCCGCGACATCTTCCCGTCCACAGCCTTCCTCTCCTGTGTAATTGCACGGTGTCTTGGCTCCTTTAACGAGAACAGACCGACCATTTTAACACATACGCAGGCTTCACGCATAGTTCCGTCGAGAACGACCTGGGCGTGTGCGGGTCCACCGGGTTCGCCAAGCGATACACGCTGCGGAAGCCGGCCGACAAGATCGAGGCATGCTCGGTCCCGAGCGAtttcgtcttctcctcggtgCGGTCCACGCTCAACGTGTGCAGTACCAACGGCTTCGCGCCCATATACACGCTGCGGAAGCcggccgacaagctcgaggCGTGCTCAGTCCCGAGCGAtttcgtcttctcctcggtgCGGTCCACGCTCAACGTGTGCAGTTCCAACGGCTTCGCGTCCATATACACGCTGCGGAAGCCGGCCGACAACATCGATGCGTGTTCGGTCCCGAGCGGGTTCACCTTCacctcggcgaagaagacgctGAACGTCTGCAACTCGAACGGGTTCGCCACCATCTACCGGTTGCGGACGCCGAGCGTCGGCCTGAAGGCGTGCAGTATCCCGCGCGGATGGGGATCCAGCTCGAGCGAGAGGGTGTTGGCTGTTTGTAGTTCAACGGATTTCGCGATGCAATACACCTTGAAGAAACTGTAGTCGTCTTTGCGCATTGGAGTTTGACAGAATTGTTCCGGGTTCTTCCTTGCGTCCTCTGCCAGTTAGGCTACTTTTGTTCATGTAGATAAGGTTTCAATTCCATTCTCTACCTGTTCGATCGCCAATCAAAGTCCCCTCTCTAATTCGACGACTTCAACTTGGAACCTCGTCCTATTCCTGAGTCTCAACAGCGGATAGACCCTCCATTAGAACTTATTGACCTCCTGTACCGACCGGTTGAAACTTCATAGCTTTCTCGAACATGGAGTATTTCCCAGAGGCCCCATATCGTGGGCAAATATGGCGGACCACTTGACAAGTCGCATGAGAACAAGTGCGATATCGACCTGCCTTGGAAGTATGCGTGTATCGGGGAAGCACCTGGACTATCTTGAGGGTGATTCTTGGCCGAGCATTGAGATGCACCTAACCACTGATTCCTAGCCACCGGTTCATTGCGCTCCCCAGGGGCTGTATGGGTTTCGCCACGAAATCAACCAGTTCGCCTCCAAAATGGGCCTTTTAATCTCAAAGTGTCCCGTGACCCTCTTTAGCTTGACTACTCTGGCCAGCCGCTGGAGTTGGGCATCAACGGTCTTGATACCCCAAACTTCCATGGGCCTGGCTAGCAACACCCCCAAAAAAGATCGCCAGGAACTGTTCGCCACGAACGGCGACTTCGGCTCAGTTTCCGCAGGTCAGAGGCTCACCTGGGCCGCGTATCGGCAatccccatcctcttcaGACTTCAATATGGGGCGGCGACCCAAAAGAACGGTAGCGTGGGTCGATCTCATGAGccagggagagagacggcaGAGGATGCCCTTCGAGAAGCGCTCAAGAGCCCCTAACTACCATAAAAAGTGAGTACCGGTACATGAACGAAGGATAGATGacacaggg
It includes:
- a CDS encoding Putative WD40-repeat-containing domain superfamily, which gives rise to MKSLLILGLATLSLCTPTPSNSSPVDPKDQEIGKRAEAESLTTGYWSCIIPKGAVYTKGQDVLNVCGSGFKKKYFVINPRDNLVSCFTHSSVENDLGVCGSTGFAKRYTLRKPADKIEACSVPSDFVFSSVRSTLNVCSTNGFAPIYTLRKPADKLEACSVPSDFVFSSVRSTLNVCSSNGFASIYTLRKPADNIDACSVPSGFTFTSAKKTLNVCNSNGFATIYRLRTPSVGLKACSIPRGWGSSSSERVLAVCSSTDFAMQYTLKKL